The Oceanotoga teriensis genome has a window encoding:
- a CDS encoding ABC transporter ATP-binding protein produces MSLKNKSTLKKLLEFADNRKYFIIFSIFFSALSSILSFLPFIFIWFIIKDILSVFPDITKATETIKYGWLAMGSSVISVLLYFTSLILSHLAAFRVEKNIRKFSMHKIITLPIGYFKQNPSGKLRKIIDDNASLTHTFLAHQLPDISGLAVMPFAIITILFIFDWKLGIVCLFPLMISFLFLKEMIGGNRQMFMENYMNSLETMNSSAVEYIRGIPVVKVFQQTVFSFKNFYNSIKNYKKYASNFALSCRIPLIKYTLSINLPSMLLMPFGLIILLNTNNYKSALLDLIFYMLFVPVCTVMMNKIMHLSESVMSAREALNRVENILEEKNINFSEKNITIENFSIKFNNITFKYPNAKEPVLKNINLEIPEGKVIALVGPSGGGKSTLANLIPRFWDIDQGSITIDNINIKDIPEKQLMDNIAFVFQNSKLFKTSLFENIKMGNPKATKKDVLKAANLAQCDDILQKMPHGLETVIGTKGVYLSGGEQQRIALARAILKDSPIIILDEATAFADPENEYQIQKAFESLIENKTVLIIAHRLSSIKNVDKIFVIKNGRIEESGNHNELLLNDKLYSKMWDEYKSSISWKVGKENINV; encoded by the coding sequence GTGTCATTAAAAAACAAATCAACATTAAAAAAGTTATTAGAATTTGCAGATAATAGAAAATATTTTATTATATTTTCTATATTTTTTTCAGCACTAAGTTCTATCTTGTCTTTTTTACCTTTTATATTTATATGGTTTATAATAAAAGACATACTTTCTGTTTTTCCTGATATAACTAAAGCAACAGAAACAATTAAATATGGATGGTTAGCTATGGGAAGTTCAGTAATAAGTGTTCTTTTATATTTTACAAGTTTAATACTTTCTCATCTCGCTGCATTTAGGGTTGAAAAAAATATCAGAAAATTTTCAATGCATAAAATTATAACTTTACCTATAGGGTATTTTAAACAAAATCCAAGCGGAAAATTAAGAAAAATAATAGATGATAATGCAAGTTTAACCCATACATTTTTGGCTCATCAACTTCCTGATATATCTGGATTAGCTGTAATGCCTTTTGCAATAATAACAATATTATTTATATTTGATTGGAAACTTGGTATTGTATGTTTATTTCCATTAATGATAAGTTTTTTATTTTTAAAAGAAATGATAGGCGGAAACAGACAAATGTTTATGGAAAATTATATGAATTCGCTTGAAACCATGAACTCTTCTGCTGTTGAATATATAAGAGGAATTCCAGTTGTAAAAGTTTTTCAACAAACTGTTTTTTCATTTAAAAATTTTTATAATTCTATTAAAAATTATAAAAAATATGCTTCAAATTTTGCATTAAGTTGTAGAATTCCTTTAATAAAATATACATTATCAATAAATTTGCCTTCGATGCTTTTAATGCCATTTGGTTTGATCATATTATTAAATACAAATAATTATAAGTCTGCCCTATTAGATCTCATATTTTATATGTTATTTGTACCTGTATGTACAGTTATGATGAATAAAATAATGCATTTAAGTGAAAGTGTAATGTCCGCAAGGGAAGCTTTAAATAGAGTAGAAAATATTTTAGAAGAAAAAAACATAAATTTTTCAGAAAAAAATATTACTATAGAAAATTTTTCTATAAAATTCAATAATATTACTTTTAAATATCCAAATGCAAAAGAACCTGTATTAAAAAATATAAATTTAGAAATACCAGAAGGAAAAGTTATAGCATTAGTAGGACCCTCTGGTGGTGGAAAAAGTACTTTAGCAAATTTAATACCAAGATTTTGGGATATAGATCAAGGAAGTATAACTATTGATAATATAAATATAAAAGATATACCTGAAAAACAATTAATGGATAACATAGCTTTTGTTTTTCAAAATAGTAAATTATTTAAAACAAGTTTATTCGAAAATATAAAAATGGGAAATCCAAAAGCTACGAAAAAAGATGTATTAAAAGCTGCCAATTTAGCTCAATGTGATGATATATTACAGAAAATGCCTCATGGATTAGAAACTGTAATAGGAACTAAAGGTGTTTATTTATCAGGAGGAGAACAACAAAGAATAGCTCTTGCAAGAGCTATTTTAAAAGACTCTCCTATAATAATTTTAGACGAAGCAACTGCATTTGCCGATCCAGAAAATGAGTATCAAATTCAAAAAGCTTTTGAATCTTTAATTGAAAATAAAACTGTTTTAATAATAGCCCATAGATTATCTTCAATAAAAAATGTTGATAAAATATTTGTTATAAAAAATGGAAGAATAGAAGAATCTGGTAATCATAATGAATTATTACTAAATGACAAATTATATTCAAAAATGTGGGATGAATATAAATCTTCTATATCCTGGAAAGTTGGAAAGGAGAATATAAATGTATAA
- a CDS encoding ABC transporter ATP-binding protein, with product MYNYLKNKFALSNIGTKSLIKGIFLSSLINLCMMLPVGIFIMMINELLNPLIQSNSQFPSILKYLTLIIITLIIMFIVNYFQYSSVYISTYNESENRRIKLAEKLRELPLSFFGKRNVSDLTSILLADCASLEHAFSHAIPQLFGSIISTIIIIIALITMNWKMGLAVLWVLPVSFGIIIISKKIQTRTKALHKKAKLDATEQIQECFENIQDIKAYNITKNYMNDLDRKLDISEKAQIKSEFIMATFVTSSQAILRLGLVTVVLIGSNLLINGQTDFITYLIFLITASRLYDPLSGNLENIAEIFSIELPINRMKEIENYKIQNGKKEYELKNFDIKFENISFSYKKDEPVLKNINFTAKQGEVTALIGPSGCGKSTIAKLAARFWDPDDGKIFLGENDINKIDPESLLKNYTIVFQDVTLFNDSILENIRIGNRNASDQEVKKAAKLAMCDDFINKLPDKYNTIIGENGSSLSGGERQRISIARAFLKNSPIVLLDEATASLDVENETQIQKAISKLIQNKTVIVVAHRMRTIENADKIIVLDDGHIIQEGNSKELLNKNGLFKHMLELQNQSMEWSL from the coding sequence ATGTATAATTATCTTAAAAATAAATTTGCATTGAGTAATATAGGTACTAAAAGTCTCATAAAAGGCATCTTTTTAAGTTCTTTAATAAATCTTTGTATGATGCTACCTGTAGGAATTTTTATAATGATGATAAATGAATTACTAAATCCATTAATTCAATCAAATTCTCAATTTCCAAGTATATTAAAATATTTAACTTTGATAATAATAACATTAATAATAATGTTTATAGTTAATTATTTTCAATATTCATCAGTATATATATCAACTTATAATGAAAGTGAAAACAGACGTATAAAACTCGCTGAAAAATTAAGAGAACTTCCACTTTCTTTTTTTGGGAAAAGAAATGTATCAGATTTAACAAGTATATTACTCGCTGATTGTGCATCTTTAGAACATGCTTTTTCACATGCAATACCTCAATTATTTGGTTCTATAATATCAACAATAATAATAATAATAGCATTAATAACTATGAATTGGAAGATGGGATTAGCTGTATTGTGGGTATTACCTGTATCATTTGGAATAATAATTATCTCAAAAAAAATACAAACAAGAACAAAAGCTTTACACAAAAAAGCCAAACTCGATGCTACTGAACAAATTCAAGAATGTTTTGAAAATATACAAGATATTAAAGCATATAATATAACTAAAAATTATATGAATGATCTCGATAGAAAATTAGATATTTCTGAAAAAGCTCAAATAAAATCAGAATTCATAATGGCAACCTTTGTAACCTCTTCACAAGCTATTTTAAGATTGGGATTAGTAACAGTTGTTCTAATAGGAAGTAATCTATTAATAAATGGACAAACAGATTTTATAACTTATTTAATTTTCTTAATAACAGCATCGAGATTATATGATCCTTTATCTGGAAATCTTGAAAATATAGCTGAAATATTCAGTATAGAATTACCAATAAATAGAATGAAAGAAATAGAAAATTATAAAATTCAAAATGGTAAAAAAGAATATGAATTAAAAAATTTTGATATAAAGTTTGAAAACATTTCATTTTCTTATAAAAAAGATGAACCCGTTTTAAAAAATATAAATTTCACAGCAAAGCAAGGTGAAGTAACTGCTTTAATAGGTCCTTCTGGTTGTGGAAAAAGTACAATTGCAAAACTTGCTGCAAGATTTTGGGATCCTGATGATGGAAAAATCTTTTTAGGAGAAAATGATATAAACAAAATAGATCCAGAATCTTTATTAAAAAACTATACCATAGTATTTCAAGACGTCACCCTTTTTAATGATTCTATATTAGAAAACATAAGAATAGGTAATAGAAATGCAAGTGATCAAGAAGTTAAAAAAGCGGCTAAACTTGCTATGTGTGATGATTTTATAAATAAATTGCCTGATAAATATAACACCATAATTGGAGAGAATGGTTCTTCTCTTTCTGGTGGTGAAAGGCAAAGAATCTCAATTGCAAGAGCTTTTTTAAAAAATTCTCCTATAGTTCTTTTAGATGAAGCAACTGCTTCTTTAGATGTAGAAAATGAAACCCAAATACAAAAAGCAATTTCAAAACTAATCCAAAATAAAACTGTTATAGTAGTAGCTCATCGTATGAGAACAATAGAAAATGCTGATAAAATAATAGTATTGGATGATGGTCATATAATTCAAGAAGGTAATTCAAAAGAATTATTAAATAAAAATGGACTATTCAAACATATGTTAGAACTTCAAAATCAAAGTATGGAATGGTCTTTATAG
- a CDS encoding helix-turn-helix domain-containing protein — MEHDLDEYFSISYFESVSGEELNPYNRLSSSIIKSFWAKNKYQAIFHKNIPIKTIGIEFLPEYCDNYLIKKFGKEYINPRKALLSVDEKEDFPEIVMLLYQLLNYRGKGISAKLFYEGKVFEALSLIYDRYAYKINEEKNLSKEDREYIKNVNLYINDHYSFDLTLDKLSKIACMGLTKLKKTFKMVNKCTITEYIQRKRVTEAQHLLMKTDLNVGQIANIVGYKSASRFSELFKKNTGIRPADYRRLYHRS, encoded by the coding sequence ATGGAGCATGATTTAGATGAATATTTTAGTATTTCTTATTTTGAATCTGTTTCTGGCGAAGAACTTAACCCTTATAATAGACTGAGTTCGAGTATTATTAAAAGTTTTTGGGCAAAAAACAAATATCAAGCTATATTTCATAAAAATATACCAATAAAAACAATAGGTATAGAATTTTTACCTGAATATTGTGATAATTATTTAATTAAAAAATTTGGAAAAGAATATATTAATCCAAGAAAAGCCTTATTAAGTGTGGATGAAAAAGAAGATTTTCCAGAGATAGTTATGCTGCTTTATCAACTTTTAAATTATAGAGGTAAAGGTATTTCGGCAAAACTTTTTTATGAAGGGAAAGTTTTTGAAGCATTATCTTTAATTTATGATAGGTATGCATATAAAATTAATGAAGAAAAAAATTTATCTAAAGAAGATAGAGAATATATTAAAAATGTTAATTTATATATAAATGATCATTATTCTTTTGATTTAACCTTAGATAAGTTATCTAAAATAGCTTGTATGGGTCTTACAAAATTGAAGAAAACATTTAAAATGGTTAATAAATGTACTATAACGGAGTATATACAAAGAAAACGTGTTACTGAAGCACAACATCTTTTAATGAAAACAGATCTCAATGTTGGTCAGATAGCAAATATAGTCGGTTATAAAAGTGCAAGTAGATTTTCAGAATTGTTTAAAAAAAATACTGGAATTCGTCCAGCTGATTATAGAAGATTGTATCATAGAAGTTAA
- a CDS encoding GNAT family N-acetyltransferase encodes MIIKTLNEVDLEDLLEGFKDAFSDYVADISMTKELFMRTLKCRRVDKDYSLIALENDKVVGFIINGSGFFKDEYTIYDIFTGVSKKNRGRGITKTLFEKLELLLKESLFKQYLLEVIDNNFKAINLYRKKGFIKNRNLSIFSFKDFNIRDFKEDIIIKEYEYFYKDDYKKMTFYLPSWQNSFETLEEIKNEVKVLEAYFKDELVGYLTFRENEIYSFGSIKNYKVDILNQLFKNFHEKCKLKNIEGKLLNVDSENDIIEYLFDIGFRKIKDRNSIVEIGQLEMIKKL; translated from the coding sequence ATGATTATAAAAACTTTAAATGAAGTAGATTTAGAAGATTTACTTGAAGGATTTAAAGATGCTTTTTCAGATTATGTTGCTGATATTTCTATGACTAAAGAACTTTTTATGAGAACTTTGAAATGTAGAAGAGTTGATAAAGATTATTCTTTGATTGCATTAGAAAATGATAAAGTTGTAGGATTTATTATTAATGGCTCTGGTTTTTTTAAAGATGAGTATACTATTTATGATATTTTTACAGGAGTTTCAAAAAAGAACAGGGGAAGAGGAATAACAAAAACATTATTTGAAAAATTAGAATTATTATTGAAAGAATCTTTATTTAAACAATATTTACTGGAAGTAATAGATAATAATTTTAAAGCTATTAATTTGTATAGAAAAAAAGGATTTATTAAAAATAGAAATTTATCAATTTTTTCTTTTAAAGATTTTAATATAAGAGATTTTAAAGAAGATATAATAATAAAAGAATATGAATATTTTTATAAAGATGATTATAAGAAAATGACTTTTTATTTGCCTTCTTGGCAAAATTCCTTTGAAACTTTAGAAGAGATAAAAAATGAAGTAAAAGTTTTAGAGGCTTATTTTAAAGATGAATTAGTAGGTTATTTAACTTTTAGAGAAAATGAAATATATTCTTTTGGATCTATTAAAAATTATAAAGTTGATATTTTAAATCAATTGTTTAAAAATTTTCATGAAAAATGTAAATTAAAAAATATTGAGGGAAAATTATTGAATGTTGATTCTGAAAATGATATTATAGAATATTTGTTCGACATAGGATTTAGAAAGATAAAAGACAGAAATAGTATAGTTGAAATAGGGCAGTTAGAGATGATAAAAAAATTATAG
- a CDS encoding GTP-binding protein: MNLITISGPPSSGKTSIILKTIQALKERNLTVGVVKFDCLYTDDDKLYKKMKIPVKKGLSGSLCPDHYFISNIEEVVEWGLKNELDILITESAGLCNRCSPYIKDIKSVCVIDNLSGINTPKKIGPMLKTADIVIITKGDIVSQAEREVFSSRVQTVNSKAIIIHINGLTGQGSYEFSTLIYDKKNSIKSVSGKELRYPMPSALCSYCLGETRIGKEFQIGNIRKINLGDFDD, encoded by the coding sequence ATGAACTTAATAACAATATCTGGTCCGCCATCATCAGGAAAAACATCGATAATATTAAAAACTATTCAAGCTTTAAAAGAAAGAAATTTAACAGTAGGCGTAGTAAAATTCGATTGTTTATACACAGATGATGATAAATTATATAAAAAAATGAAAATCCCTGTAAAAAAAGGTTTATCAGGTTCATTATGTCCAGATCATTATTTCATAAGTAATATAGAAGAAGTTGTAGAATGGGGATTAAAAAACGAATTAGATATTTTAATAACAGAAAGTGCTGGACTTTGTAACAGATGTTCACCTTATATAAAAGATATAAAATCAGTATGTGTTATAGATAACTTAAGTGGTATAAACACTCCCAAAAAAATAGGTCCTATGTTAAAAACAGCTGATATAGTAATAATTACAAAGGGAGATATAGTGTCACAAGCTGAAAGAGAAGTTTTTTCATCAAGAGTACAAACAGTAAATTCAAAAGCAATAATAATACATATAAATGGGTTGACTGGACAAGGTTCTTATGAATTCAGTACATTAATATACGACAAAAAAAATTCAATAAAAAGTGTTTCGGGAAAAGAATTAAGATACCCTATGCCATCAGCTTTATGTTCATATTGCCTTGGAGAAACACGAATAGGAAAAGAGTTTCAAATCGGTAATATAAGAAAAATAAATTTAGGTGATTTTGATGATTAA
- the hcp gene encoding hydroxylamine reductase produces MSMFCYQCQETAKGTGCTVMGVCGKTSEVANLQDLLLYTIKGIALLNEKGKKGNLKFPKADYFIMNGLFMTITNANFDEKAFIEEIKEGLVLRENIKKELLKNNLLVDELHDCAVWTANTEEEIKAKSDSVQVGILATKNEDIRSLRELITYGLKGIAAYAEHAYNLSNINQEIFDFVSKALTKTLNDDLSIDDLVSLTLETGKYGVDVMALLDQANTSTYGNPEITEVNIGVKNNPAILISGHDLKDLEQLLEQTQNTGVDVYTHGEMLPAHYYPKFKKYNNFIGNYGNSWWKQKEEFESFNGPILFTTNCIVPPKPAHINRIYTTGSAGYPGCKHIEKDSNGKKDFTEIINHAKKLNSPKEIENGKITGGFAHAQVFALADKIVNAIKTKKIKKFFVMAGCDGRMKSREYYTDFAKKLPEDTIILTAGCAKYRYNKLNLGDIDGIPRVLDAGQCNDSYSLAVIALKLKEIFELNDINELPIAYNIAWYEQKAVIVLLALLYLGVKNIKLGPTLPGFLSPNVANVLVKNFGINTINNIDDDMKQLL; encoded by the coding sequence ATGAGTATGTTTTGTTATCAATGTCAAGAAACTGCAAAAGGAACAGGTTGTACAGTAATGGGAGTATGTGGTAAAACTTCTGAAGTTGCAAACTTACAAGATCTTTTATTGTATACAATAAAAGGTATAGCTTTACTAAATGAAAAAGGAAAAAAAGGAAATTTAAAATTTCCAAAAGCAGACTATTTTATAATGAATGGGCTTTTTATGACTATAACAAATGCAAATTTTGATGAAAAAGCTTTCATAGAAGAAATAAAAGAAGGTTTAGTATTAAGAGAAAATATAAAAAAAGAATTACTAAAAAATAATTTATTAGTTGATGAATTACATGACTGTGCCGTTTGGACTGCAAATACTGAAGAAGAAATAAAAGCTAAATCTGATTCTGTACAAGTTGGAATTTTAGCAACAAAAAATGAAGATATCAGATCTTTGAGAGAATTAATAACTTATGGATTAAAAGGTATAGCTGCATATGCTGAACATGCATATAACTTAAGCAATATAAATCAAGAAATATTCGATTTTGTATCAAAAGCACTTACAAAAACATTGAATGATGATCTCAGTATTGATGATCTCGTATCCTTAACTTTAGAAACTGGAAAATATGGCGTAGATGTAATGGCTTTATTAGATCAAGCTAATACTTCTACATATGGGAATCCAGAAATTACTGAAGTAAATATAGGTGTAAAAAATAATCCTGCAATCTTAATATCTGGACATGACTTAAAAGATTTAGAACAATTATTAGAACAAACTCAAAACACAGGAGTAGATGTATATACTCATGGTGAGATGCTTCCAGCACATTATTATCCTAAATTTAAGAAATACAATAACTTTATAGGAAATTATGGAAACTCTTGGTGGAAACAAAAAGAAGAATTCGAATCTTTTAATGGCCCAATTCTTTTTACAACAAATTGCATAGTACCACCAAAACCAGCGCATATAAATAGAATATATACAACAGGTTCAGCTGGTTATCCAGGATGTAAACATATTGAAAAAGATTCTAATGGAAAAAAAGACTTTACTGAAATAATAAATCATGCAAAAAAACTAAATTCTCCAAAGGAAATAGAAAATGGTAAAATAACTGGAGGTTTTGCACATGCTCAAGTATTTGCACTTGCTGATAAAATTGTAAATGCAATTAAAACTAAAAAAATTAAAAAGTTTTTTGTAATGGCTGGTTGCGATGGTAGAATGAAATCCAGAGAATATTACACAGATTTTGCCAAAAAGTTGCCAGAAGATACTATAATACTTACAGCTGGATGTGCCAAATACAGATATAATAAATTAAATCTTGGAGATATAGATGGAATTCCAAGAGTTCTTGATGCTGGTCAATGTAATGATTCATATTCTTTAGCAGTTATAGCTTTGAAATTAAAAGAAATTTTTGAATTAAATGATATAAATGAACTACCTATTGCATATAATATAGCTTGGTATGAGCAAAAAGCAGTAATAGTTTTATTAGCATTATTATATTTAGGTGTAAAAAATATAAAACTTGGTCCTACATTACCTGGATTTTTATCACCAAATGTAGCTAATGTGCTTGTAAAAAATTTTGGGATAAATACTATTAACAATATAGATGATGATATGAAACAATTATTATAA
- a CDS encoding ATP-binding cassette domain-containing protein, which translates to MIKKNSFKNLKIFEIEEKYPFSKSFFKQNQIPIENHREKTITEILKNLDEFEMEKIGMTEEEIIDNLIYYIDEMLKFIGVDNTNEVESLTIISGTDKSGKKEKFDSINIKKSEIISIVGPTGSGKSRLLADIEWTANKDTPTKRQILINNKIPDPKWRFSTSNKLVAELSQNMNFIMDLSVKEFLKLHAQSRLINNPIKIIKEIIESANYLSGESFNDKTPITSLSGGQSRALMIADTAILSKSPIVLIDEIENAGIDRKKAINLLINKEKIVLIATHDPLLALMANKRIVIKNGGIEKVMITNNKEIQNLKKLETLEKEIQNIRTELRNGKIIENINI; encoded by the coding sequence ATGATTAAAAAAAATAGTTTTAAAAATTTAAAAATTTTTGAAATAGAAGAAAAATATCCTTTTTCAAAATCTTTTTTTAAACAAAATCAAATTCCCATAGAAAACCATAGAGAAAAAACAATAACTGAAATTCTAAAAAATCTTGATGAATTTGAAATGGAAAAAATTGGTATGACAGAAGAAGAAATAATAGATAATCTTATATACTATATAGATGAAATGCTAAAATTTATTGGGGTAGACAATACAAATGAAGTGGAATCATTAACAATAATAAGTGGTACAGATAAATCTGGAAAAAAAGAAAAATTTGATTCTATAAATATAAAAAAAAGTGAAATTATTTCAATAGTTGGACCAACTGGTTCTGGAAAAAGTAGATTATTAGCTGATATTGAATGGACTGCAAATAAAGATACTCCAACTAAAAGACAAATTTTAATAAATAACAAAATTCCAGATCCTAAATGGAGATTTTCAACTTCAAATAAGCTTGTGGCTGAATTATCTCAAAATATGAACTTTATAATGGACTTAAGTGTGAAAGAATTTCTTAAATTGCATGCACAAAGTAGATTAATAAATAATCCAATAAAAATAATAAAAGAAATAATAGAATCTGCTAATTATTTGTCTGGAGAAAGTTTCAATGATAAAACACCAATAACAAGTCTTAGTGGTGGACAATCAAGAGCTTTAATGATAGCTGACACAGCTATTCTTAGTAAATCGCCAATAGTATTAATAGATGAAATAGAAAATGCTGGAATAGATAGAAAAAAAGCTATTAATTTACTTATAAACAAAGAAAAAATAGTATTAATTGCCACTCATGATCCATTACTTGCATTGATGGCTAATAAAAGAATAGTTATAAAAAATGGTGGTATTGAAAAAGTAATGATAACAAATAATAAAGAAATCCAAAATTTAAAAAAATTAGAAACACTTGAAAAAGAGATTCAAAATATAAGAACAGAACTCAGAAACGGTAAAATAATAGAAAATATAAACATATAA
- a CDS encoding MATE family efflux transporter — protein sequence MTDERSELLTQKPIKLMFKLCTPAIIGMVVIGLYSFMDGVYAGQMLGSKEMGAISIAYPITFINNGIATLIGIGSASLLSRAIGKKDYKTIDKIMGNLIATVLLLSSIVMVFGIIFAKQLLQLSGAEGDILEFGIRYLRIIFLGSIFVNFAQSANMVMRGEGIMKKAMLIMGFGAILNIILDPIFILLFKEKGLEGLAMATLTSQIIQAIITLKYFLTKSKFIKIKKIKIEKSLLKDIFSVGISAMMMQILSMVQQMLLYRMAFKYGDQTQGILMAASLRIQAFSFIPLWGMSQGLQPAIGTNYGAKMYDRVKKINNTFVLGATVLAMIFWLPIELFSKQVLSLFITNESIVNTGISNFRIFYSIFILYGLMIMMITFFQSIGNAKSAGILVFSRQLIFFVPAIIIMPKIFGISAVWFTQPLFDGIVILLGTLLLLKEYKKMSKLTLVNA from the coding sequence ATGACGGATGAAAGATCAGAATTATTAACTCAAAAACCTATTAAGTTGATGTTTAAATTATGTACTCCAGCAATAATAGGAATGGTTGTCATAGGATTATATTCATTTATGGATGGAGTATATGCAGGTCAAATGCTTGGTTCTAAAGAAATGGGTGCAATTTCAATAGCTTATCCAATTACTTTCATAAATAATGGAATAGCTACATTAATAGGAATAGGATCAGCCTCTTTACTTTCAAGGGCTATAGGTAAAAAAGATTATAAAACTATTGATAAAATAATGGGAAATTTAATAGCAACTGTTTTATTATTATCGAGTATAGTAATGGTTTTTGGTATAATATTCGCAAAACAACTTTTGCAATTAAGTGGTGCTGAAGGTGATATATTAGAATTTGGTATAAGATATTTAAGAATAATCTTTTTAGGTTCAATATTTGTCAATTTTGCTCAAAGTGCTAATATGGTTATGAGAGGCGAAGGAATAATGAAAAAAGCCATGTTAATAATGGGTTTTGGTGCAATATTAAATATTATTCTTGATCCAATATTTATTTTATTATTTAAAGAAAAAGGATTAGAAGGTCTTGCAATGGCAACATTAACTTCTCAAATAATACAAGCAATTATAACTTTAAAATATTTTCTAACAAAAAGCAAATTTATAAAAATAAAAAAAATAAAAATAGAAAAATCTCTTCTAAAAGATATTTTTTCAGTTGGTATTTCAGCTATGATGATGCAAATATTAAGTATGGTTCAACAAATGCTATTATATAGAATGGCATTTAAATATGGAGATCAAACTCAAGGTATTTTAATGGCTGCCTCTTTAAGAATTCAAGCTTTTTCTTTTATACCGTTATGGGGAATGTCTCAAGGTTTACAACCTGCAATTGGAACTAATTATGGAGCAAAAATGTATGATAGAGTCAAAAAAATAAATAATACTTTTGTCTTAGGTGCAACTGTTCTTGCAATGATTTTTTGGCTTCCTATAGAATTATTTTCAAAACAAGTTTTATCCCTATTCATAACAAATGAAAGCATAGTAAACACAGGAATATCAAACTTCAGAATTTTTTATAGCATATTTATTCTGTATGGTTTAATGATAATGATGATAACTTTTTTTCAATCAATTGGAAATGCAAAAAGTGCTGGAATTTTAGTATTTTCAAGACAATTAATATTTTTTGTACCCGCAATAATAATTATGCCAAAGATATTTGGAATATCTGCTGTTTGGTTTACTCAACCATTATTTGATGGAATAGTGATATTATTAGGAACTTTATTATTATTAAAAGAATATAAAAAAATGTCTAAATTAACATTAGTTAATGCATAA